Proteins from one Moraxella osloensis genomic window:
- a CDS encoding recombinase family protein — protein sequence MKIGYARTSTLDQNLDLQLDALQNCGCEKIYQEQVSSIKDKRPQLENCLQSLRAGDVLYIWRLDRLGRSLKDLINIVNQLQDIGCELVSVKESIDTSTTAGKLTFHLFASLAEFERELIRERTQAGLASARARGRMGGRPEKLKDSEKQMIRQLMTDRHNSANDIAKQFGVSRATVYNVAKGVTLAR from the coding sequence ATGAAAATCGGCTATGCACGCACATCGACCCTCGACCAAAATTTAGATTTGCAACTTGATGCCTTACAAAACTGTGGTTGCGAAAAAATCTACCAAGAACAAGTTTCCTCAATTAAAGACAAACGCCCTCAACTGGAAAACTGCTTACAATCCCTTCGAGCTGGAGATGTGTTATATATTTGGCGGCTTGACCGACTGGGGCGAAGTTTAAAAGACCTGATTAACATCGTCAATCAGTTGCAAGATATCGGCTGTGAGCTGGTGTCAGTTAAAGAAAGCATTGATACCAGCACCACCGCAGGCAAACTCACCTTTCATTTATTTGCCTCACTCGCAGAATTTGAACGTGAATTGATTCGGGAACGCACCCAAGCAGGATTAGCCTCGGCTCGAGCAAGAGGACGAATGGGGGGACGACCCGAAAAACTCAAAGATTCAGAAAAACAAATGATTCGTCAGTTAATGACAGACCGTCATAACTCAGCCAATGATATCGCCAAACAATTTGGGGTCAGTCGGGCAACCGTTTACAATGTGGCAAAGGGTGTAACATTAGCCCGTTAG